Proteins from one Candida orthopsilosis Co 90-125, chromosome 2 draft sequence genomic window:
- a CDS encoding Mdm20 protein (S. cerevisiae homolog MDM20 has peptide alpha-N-acetyltransferase activity, has role in N-terminal peptidyl-methionine acetylation, cytoskeleton inheritance and localizes to NatB complex) has translation MFSPSDEKIIEYIDAGQYAIAQSSLLDKIKKHPNKTIYRALLNKVLYKTGSTSKAIENNLALLKSTPNEISTVIELNEFFKSSGMEKEADLCFENPIQKYPLLSQELSSIWFENTIQDLNVKQFNKIFSFLNKSKKDRKYTFWYSFSFYLLINQGEEEKFKLNLYKQFGKKLIEGLVEKEPFANCQELYVYTRFLLSEADYDTIESILSGVKFPLDLEMQLLYMEAMKKSGKWSQLHNHASKLLLEDKFDDFDTWRLWIKSGYETGVSYQDIQSKLGNSRNELLTRIELDLLYKTEQDQLQEDIGVYFAKFKNKMCCFSDLSKYKDDLPLEFYNKVKSSTNEILVQSPQGDTDLITLVNNQKFAPQIKNGQIYQYFRGDQSVVTNRSEFDNDPLNDLLLISIIEKLSENPSPTQIIQSIAIIKQLLMKDKYNYRLKVWLIKLYSQLNTNDTILPIYESLKIKMIQHETLGHYLTNIAPATKSSLDEYIDIFRFYLTAKHEVKDTVLGGFESQIYSKLTSFIQFGQRLQNSASLNTILQKIIQTSLITSDKGYMNYFAHYLKENEKSILESAWRDNRDFESEWTGIVVNEKLETAKSNKLLSIPVHDQSTRLKLIVYAIVLNSSDNSPGLLKQFNKIVSSTPNVSHNPFTNVIFKMYYNLLKIQTNIKLDESQSLSNFILKNLKIDKLKSQIVPTSSILSYQFNENLINLVEFIKIVSFISTQSRGKTKDAIKTTKIILHATTNLVPDLKKLDFLQQQFKVIDEQVSFDLNDELEMGLEKTVLENAVNEVKESIAASTKSILNNI, from the coding sequence ATGTTCTCCCCATCGGACGAAAAGATCATAGAGTATATCGATGCAGGTCAATATGCCATTGCACAATCTTCATTACTTgataaaatcaagaaacatccaaacaaaacaatatatCGAGCGTTATTAAACAAGGTATTATACAAAACAGGCTCCACGAGCAAAGccattgaaaacaatttggcATTATTGAAGAGTACTCCAAATGAAATCTCCACCGTTATCGAgttgaatgaatttttcaaatcatcaggCATGGAAAAAGAGGCAGATttatgttttgaaaatccaattcaaaagtATCCTTTATTATCACAAGAGTTGAGCTCTATTTGGTTTGAGAATACGATCCAAGATTTAAATGTGAAGCAATTTAACAAGATATTTTCGTTTTTaaacaaaagcaagaaAGATAGAAAGTATACTTTTTGGTATAGTTTTAGTTTTTACTTGTTGATCAATCAaggtgaagaagagaaatttaaattgaACTTGTACAAACAATTTGGTAAGAAATTGATCGAAGGATTGGTGGAAAAAGAACCCTTTGCCAATTGCCAGGAATTGTATGTGTACACCAGATTTTTGCTTTCGGAAGCGGACTACGACACGATTGAGTCGATATTGAGTGGCGTCAAGTTCCCATTAGATTTGGAAATGCAATTGCTTTATATGGAGGCCATGAAAAAATCTGGAAAATGGTCTCAACTACACAACCACGCAAGTAAGCTATTACTAGAGgacaaatttgatgatttcgATACCTGGAGGTTGTGGATTAAGTCCGGTTACGAAACCGGCGTTTCTTATCAAGATATTCAATCAAAGTTGGGCAACAGTAGAAACGAATTGTTGACTAGAATCGAGTTGGATTTGCTATATAAGACTgaacaagatcaattgCAAGAGGACATTGGAGTGtactttgcaaaatttaaGAACAAAATGTGTTGTTTCAGTGACctttcaaaatataaagACGATTTGCCCTTGGAATTTTATAATAAAGTTAAAAGCTCAACGAACGAGATCTTGGTGCAGTCACCACAAGGTGACACAGACCTCATTACTCTTGTAAATAATCAGAAATTTGCACCCCAAATCAAGAATGgacaaatttatcaatacTTCAGAGGAGACCAAAGCGTCGTCACCAACAGATCCGAGTTCGATAATGACCCATTAAACGATTtacttttgatttcaataattgaaaagttgtCGGAAAATCCCCTGCCTACACAGATTATTCAAAGCATAGCAATAATAAAACAGTTATTAATGAAAGACAAGTACAATTACCGATTAAAAGTTTGGTTGATCAAACTTTACTCACAGTTAAACACCAACGATACGATATTGCCCATATACgaatctttgaaaataaagatgaTTCAACATGAAACTTTGGGACATTATCTTACAAACATTGCTCCAGCAACAAAATCGAGTCTTGATGAATACATTGATATATTTCGATTCTACCTTACTGCGAAGCATGAGGTCAAAGATACAGTATTGGGTGGTTTTGAACTGCAAATTTATAGCAAATTGACGagtttcattcaatttggtcaaaGATTACAAAACTCTGCTTCACTAAACACTATTTTACAGAAGATTATCCAAACTTCACTCATCACTTCAGACAAAGGTTACATGAATTATTTTGCCCACTATctaaaagaaaatgagaaatcaattttggaatcaGCTTGGAGAGATAATAGAGATTTTGAATCAGAATGGACTGGAATTGTTgtgaatgaaaaattggaaactgCAAAATCTAACAAATTGTTATCAATACCAGTACATGACCAGTCCACCAGACTCAAGTTGATCGTCTATGCAATAGTATTGAATAGTTCTGATAATTCACCTGGcttgttgaaacaattcaataaaattGTTAGTTCAACACCCAATGTTAGTCACAATCCATTCACAAATGttatattcaaaatgtACTATAATTTGTTAAAGATTCAAACCAATATCaaacttgatgaatctCAATCGttatccaatttcattttaaaaaatttgaaaattgacaaaCTCAAATCACAAATTGTCCCTACCAGCTCCATTTTATCATACCAatttaatgaaaatttgatcaatttagTTGAATTTATCAAGATAGTTTCATTTATATCTACACAATCAAGAGGCAAGACCAAAGATGCGATAAAGACTACTAAAATCATATTACACGCAACAACTAATTTAGTGCCagatttgaagaaattggatttcTTACAACAGCAATTCAAAGTAATTGATGAGCAAGTGTCTTTTGACTTGAATGATGAACTTGAAATGGGATTGGAGAAGacagttttggaaaatgcTGTCAATGAAGTCAAGGAGTCAATTGCTGCTTCAACgaaatcaatattgaaCAATATATAG
- a CDS encoding Ena2 sodium transporter, whose protein sequence is MSNPKENSSISDSQRRNTDSSLSEKSMTNTPTTNNTKADQGLVSQEYYRLPIDQVAKEFNTDTSNGLSSKEAESRVSTYGPNNLGEEDSISYTKILAHQVFNAMILVLFISMIIALAIRDWISGGVIGFVVGINILVGFVQEVKAEKTMGSLRNLSSPTARVTRNGDDITVPAEEVVPGDIVHVKVGDTVPADLRLFDSMNLETDEALLTGESLPVQKDHTLVYGDYSVPIPVGDRLNLVYSSSIVSKGRGSGIAYGTGLSTEIGQIAQSLRGNSGLIRKVDKSNGKPKKREYGRACAGTIYDIIGNILGITVGTPLQRKLSWLAIFLFWVAVVFAIVVLGSQKMIVNREVAIYAICVALSMIPSALIVVLTITMAVGAQVMVSKNVIVRKLDSLEALGGINDICSDKTGTLTQGKMIAKKVWLPNVGTLEVQNSNEPYNPTVGDVRYAPCSPFFIKETDEEIDFNKPYPDPMPQSMHNWLMTATLANIATVNQSKDEESGELVWKAHGDATEIAIQVFTTRLDYARESLVDGFEHIAEFPFDSSIKRMSAIYKDKKTGETRVYTKGAVERVVQLCTTWYGEGTDDSQELKELTDSDKHLIEENMTALSSQGLRVLAFVTRTIDGDFDDREKVETNLTFQGLIGIYDPPREETAGSVKLCHKAGINVHMLTGDHPGTAKAIAQEVGILPHNLYHYSEEVVKVMVMTANEFDALSDDEIDKLPVLPLVIARCAPQTKVRMIDALHRREKFAAMTGDGVNDSPSLKKADVGIAMGLNGSDVAKDASDIVLTDDNFASILNAIEEGRRMSANIQKFVLQLLAENVAQALYLMIGLAFIDESGFSVFPLSPVEVLWILVITSCFPAMGLGQEKASDDILEKPPNNTIFTWEVIIDMLGYGFWMACSCLLCFVVIVFGNGNGDLGVDCNSMDADVDVCGLVFRGRSASFANMTWCALILAWECIHPTNSLFYMRQDTDNPWWKQTAIDLWDNQFLFWSVIGGFVTVFPVVYIPVINTKVFLHKAIGWEWGVAIACSVLFLLGAEAWKWGKRVFFRRLTNKKANNPEYELERNDPFQRYASFSRSGTMDNQKFLV, encoded by the coding sequence ATGTCAAACCCAAAAGagaattcatcaataagCGACTCGCAACGAAGAAACACTGattcttcattatcagAAAAATCAATGACAAACACACCtacaaccaacaacactAAAGCTGATCAAGGTTTAGTATCACAAGAATACTATAGACTACCAATTGACCAAGTAGCCAAAGAATTCAATACTGATACATCAAATGgtttatcatcaaaagaagcAGAATCAAGAGTTTCCACCTATGGACCAAATAATCTTGGAGAAGAGGATTCCATATCCTACACCAAAATCTTAGCCCATCAAGTTTTCAATGCCATGATTTTGGTATTGTTCATCAGTATGATTATTGCTCTTGCCATTAGAGATTGGATTTCCGGTGGTGTTattggatttgttgttggtattaATATCCTAGTTGGATTTGTACAAGAAGTCAAAGCTGAAAAAACCATGGGTTCGTTGCGTAACTTGTCATCACCAACAGCAAGGGTAACTAGAAATGGAGACGACATAACTGTTCCTGCTGAAGAAGTTGTACCTGGTGATATTGTTCATGTTAAAGTTGGTGATACCGTACCTGCTGACTTAAGattgtttgattcaatgaatttggaaacTGATGAAGCATTGTTGACCGGTGAATCATTACCAGTTCAAAAAGATCATACACTTGTTTATGGTGATTATTCCGTACCTATCCCAGTCGGTGATAGATTAAACTTGGTgtattcttcatcaattgtttccaaaGGTAGAGGTTCAGGTATTGCTTATGGAACTGGGTTGAGCACTGAAATTGGACAAATTGCTCAGTCATTGAGAGGCAACTCTGGTTTGATTCGTAAAGTTGACAAGTCCAATGGTAAACCTAAAAAGAGGGAATATGGTCGTGCTTGTGCTGGAACTATTTATGACATTATTGGAAATATCCTTGGTATAACTGTTGGTACTCCATTACAAAGAAAACTTTCATGGTTGGCCATTTTCTTATTCTGGGTGGCTGTTGTTTTTGCTATTGTTGTCTTGGGTTCACAAAAGATGATTGTTAATCGTGAGGTTGCCATTTATGCCATTTGTGTGGCATTATCAATGATTCCATCGGCATTGATTGTTGTCTTGACCATCACTATGGCTGTTGGTGCTCAAGTTatggtttcaaaaaatgTCATTGTTCGTAAATTGGACTCATTAGAAGCACTCGGTGGTATTAATGATATTTGTTCCGACAAGACTGGTACTTTAACTCAAGGTAAAATGATTGCCAAAAAAGTTTGGTTACCAAATGTTGGTACTTTAGAAGTACAGAATTCAAATGAACCTTATAATCCAACAGTTGGTGATGTTAGATATGCACCATGTTCACCATTTTTCATTAAAGAAAccgatgaagaaattgattttaatAAACCATATCCTGATCCAATGCCACAAAGTATGCacaattggttgatgacTGCTACTTTAGCCAATATTGCCACAGTTAATCAAAGTAAAGACGAAGAACTGGGAGAGTTAGTATGGAAAGCCCATGGAGACGCTACTGAAATTGCCATTCAAGTATTCACCACCAGATTAGATTATGCTAGAGAATCTCTTGTTGACGGATTTGAGCACATTGCTGAGTTTCCCTTTGACTCGTcaatcaaaagaatgtCTGCCATTTATAAGGACAAAAAAACTGGTGAAACTAGAGTGTACACTAAAGGTGCTGTTGAAAGAGTTGTTCAGTTGTGTACCACTTGGTATGGTGAAGGTACTGATGATTCacaagaattgaaagaattaACCGATTCTGATAAACATTTGATTGAGGAAAACATGACGGCATTATCATCTCAAGGTTTAAGAGTGTTGGCTTTTGTTACCAGAACAATTGAtggtgattttgatgatcgTGAAAAGGTTGAAACCAACTTAACTTTCCAAGGTCTTATTGGTATTTATGATCCACCAAGAGAAGAAACTGCCGGTTCAGTTAAATTGTGTCATAAAGCGGGTATTAATGTTCATATGCTTACTGGTGATCACCCGGGTACTGCCAAAGCTATTGCACAAGAAGTTGGTATCTTGCCTCACAACTTGTACCACTACTCAGAAGAGGTTGTTAAAGTGATGGTTATGACTgccaatgaatttgatgctTTATCCGATGATGAGATTGATAAATTACCCGTGTTACCATTAGTTATTGCTCGTTGTGCCCCACAAACTAAAGTCCGTATGATTGACGCTTTACATCGTCGTGAAAAATTTGCTGCCATGACTGGTGATGGTGTTAATGATTCACCATCGTTGAAAAAGGCTGATGTTGGTATTGCTATGGGTCTTAACGGATCTGATGTTGCAAAGGACGCTTCTGATATTGTTTTAACGGATGATAATTTCGCATCCATTTTGAATGCTATTGAAGAAGGTAGAAGAATGTCAGCtaatattcaaaaatttgttttgcaattaTTGGCAGAAAATGTTGCTCAAGCATTATACTTGATGATTGGTTTAGCTTTTATTGACGAATCGGGATTTTCAGTTTTCCCATTATCTCCAGTTGAAGTGTTGTGGATTTTAGTTATTACTTCGTGTTTCCCTGCCATGGGATTAGGTCAAGAGAAGGCTAGTGatgatattttggaaaaaccGCCAAACAATACCATTTTCACATGGGAAGTGATTATTGATATGTTGGGATACGGGTTCTGGATGGCATGTTCATGtttgctttgttttgttgttatCGTCTTTGGTAATGGAAATGGAGATTTAGGAGTTGATTGTAATTCAATGGATGCTGATGTCGATGTATGTGGATTAGTTTTCAGGGGAAGATCAGCTTCATTTGCAAACATGACTTGGTGTGCTTTAATTCTTGCTTGGGAATGTATTCACCCAACCAATTCCTTATTTTACATGAGACAAGATACTGATAATCCATGGTGGAAACAAACTGCTATTGATTTGTGGGATAATCAATTCTT